TCACGATACAGCGTCCGAAGGAATTCGCTGACAAACACCATGTGACGAGGTTGGTTCGGGAACTGCCTTGTCGGAATCCCTTCGGAGGCAATCTGTCGTTCCCACCTACGTCCGAACCATCTCAACAACGGCTGTATCGGCTTCGCCCCCCAACTCCCATCCCATAGGCCCTCCCAAAACGGCGCCACCTTTTCACCTGCCACTCCATACTCGTTGATCATCCACGGATGTTCGATCCAATGAATATCCGGGATATGCTTTTCTGCTGGCATCGGCAGCAAGTTCATTGAGAGCCCGTTCATACTCCACCAGTTCACAATGTCCGGCTTGAATCCAGACAAAATTTTGGCAAACCGACGAGCATCCGCAAGTTGCCGTCTCGCATGCACAAGCGTCCAAGGCCGACTGGGAGGCTGTGGTCCATACGCATAGATATCGAGCCACCGATCCACCCGCACTCCCTCAATCTCTTCGGTAGCCCGATGAAATCCCCCCGAGAAATCCATCGGCAAACCATAAACACTCGTGAGCACACGAACCTCATGACCACGCTGCTGCATGGTTTCAGCGACCTGCTTGCACCGGACCTCGTACCCACCTCGATAGTGGGGCGGGTAGAAATTACTGACCATCAGAATTTTCATATCGTCCTCAATCCCGTCATACGGAAGTCTCGCCTGCCCCAACCGCGTTGGCTCCTAACTGAGACGTGAGCCGACCATCGTGCAACAACTCCGCAGCTAATTGACTTAACCGTTGATTGAAGATCTCCGGGCAGAACGCCGCACTCCGCTCACGGGCTGCTCGCCCCATGCTTTGGCACAGTGATTCACTGCTGGCCACGCGGTTTGTATACTGAAGCAACGATTCGGCATCCCGGCAAAGAAACCCGCTCTTCTCATGCTCAACAATCTCCGGCTGCCCTCCACTCATCGGTACCAGAGGGACACAACCTGCCCCCATGGCCTCGACGGTCGCAATTCCGAAGTGCTCCATCCGTTCCGGGGGGACATTGGAATCACCGCCAAGAGCCGTCGCATGCCAATAGAGCTTGGCCCTCGCCAAATATGTCCATACCGTCTCCCGGGAGGCATTCACAACAAAGCTCACGGGGAGATCTGCGGCGAGGGATTTGAGCTTATCGAGATACGCCAGATCTTGCGGCAAGTCGGTACAGAACCCGATCAAGCACAAGCGCCAAGCCCCTCCATTCATGGACACAAACTTCCGGAACGTTTCCAATTGCAGCCCATGATTCTTCCCATCGGTCACGATGAATCGTCCGAGCGACACGATGATGTTTTCTTTCGGCAACGAGACCGTTGTCACCGCGACAGGGGGATAGAGCACCTCGGCCGACCGCTTCCACCGCCGCTGAACCCACGACGAAGTAAACTGAGAATTGCCGATCACCGTGCGATAGCCTCGCATGCGCCAATGCCAGAGAGCCGAATAGCCCTGTGTCCTGGCCCAGCGACTAAGCGCGCTTCGCGCGGCCCATCCCTCCGTGCGGGAAAGTTCCTCGCTTGGATGCCATTCAAAAGGAAAGTGGCAGTAGACCATCCCATGCTTGGCAGCACAAAATGGCGGAGTTCCGTGTCCTGAATAGATGAACAAGTCGTAAGGCTCGGTGAGTCGGCGATCAAACTCCAGCCTTTCCCGCACATAGCTGGGGGTGAGCCCTGGCAGCGAGAAGGTCCCTAACGAATTCGACACGATCCGTTCGTTGACCCGGCTCAAATCGAGTCCGAAAGCTTTAGCTAACCCGGCCACTGTGTAGCCCTTTCCACTGTGGATCACATCGACCGCATAGTGTTGCGACAATCGAGCAGCCATAGCAGCCACCACTAGCTGGCTTCCACCGAGACGAAGTGAAACATGATCAAAAATTCCGACCCGAAGGAGGGGAATCTGACAAGAGGCTGTAGAAACTGGGTGAGCCATTATTTACTCAGAACCTAACTCAACAAGCGAGAAGTTGATCCTATCGGAGATGACTGCTTCCATTCAAAAGCGCCCCAATAGATTGGAGCCACAATGTCCTCAGAAATACAAATCCATCAAATACCCTGGCCGATTGAGCAGAAAACACATGAACATTGGGTTCAGTACCGTCACATATGACGTCAGCAAGACAAGAAGCAGAGAAGGCTCATATGGATAGTGCAAGCCAAGTAACAACCCATCAATATCCAAACTCTTGTGAGCCCTCTGATGATCTTCCCCGATCGAGAGGCCCTTACTTCGACCATTTCCACATCCGCTCAATGACACACTACACCGAATACCCTCTATCACCCCTGGAATGCCTTAAAGGCTCTTTGCCCAACTCAAATCTGTCGAGCCACTCCTGACGAAGAGGGCCGGACGGCCTCCATGATACGCTCGACGGCCATATCCCAGGAAAACCATGCGCAGGCCAACCGCTGAGCCCCTTCCTTCAACTTCAGACGAATATCAGGGCTCCTCATGACATAGCTAATTGCCTCTGCCAGCGCCTCCGGATCTTTCGGAGGGCAGAGGAATACATTTTCGCCATGCCGGAAGGGTGACTCCAAAGAAGCCCCTCGGGTTGTGATCACCGGAATTCCATGACCCAAGGCGGCCGCCAGAGAACTTCGGCTGAGCGTCACACCCTGATCAAATGGCAGAACACAGGCATCCGCAGCATACAGATACATGGAGGCCGCATCGCTGTTGGAATCATATCCACTTAGCCAGCTCACGGCATTAGCGATTCCCAGGTGATCAGGAAGGGCCAGTATCTCCTTCTCATACTTTGAAATACTCTGCGCTCGATCATCTGTGCCCTGAGTCGTAGCCCCCCGACCACCACCGATCATAGCCAGCTTGATATGTGGCGTTGCCTTTCTCGCAATCTGCACGGCTTTAAACAGGGTCTCAATCCCCTTGTTCTTGTCTGCATAACCGAAGAACACCAGGAGCAAATCCTCCGGCTTCAGCCCCAGCGCTGCCCGACCCCTTTCCCTGGCCGCTATCGGGCCATCAGCGCAGAAGGGCAATAGCGGTGGCGGCGGGATGACGACGCTCTTCTCCAACAGCCCCGGCAATAGAGACGCGTGTGTCGCCTGATGATGTTCGCTCAGACATATGACATGGGTGCTGTCGCGCAACAGCGTGCCAAACGAATAATCCACGCCTGAGGCGCCCACCAGATATTGAGCGACCTTCCGCACAGCGCGTGTGCTCGGCGACCGCCAGTTTTCTCCGACTTCAATTTCCATTTGCGTCACAAACGGCACCCCCGGCAATACGCGCCGAACGATCGAAGGAGCAAAGGTGATCATCGGGTGTGCATTGTAAATCCAGCCGCTATACATCAACATCACTGCATCAGGCTTGAGCTTGCGCATGATCCGCACGAATCGTGGCAAATCGCTCCACGACCAATTCTTCATCGTCGGATGGACCGTGAATGGCACTGGAAGTGAGCCGGCATTCACCTGCCCCGTCAACAGATGCACCTCCACCCCGCGTGCCGCAAGCCGAGTGCATTGATGATACGCATGCTCGGACTCACCTGCCCGCATCGGAGGAAACGCCGCTGAAATGAAAAGCAGCTTCATGTCTCGTGCTCCAGACCCGACCGATTTACCGGTCTTGTACTACCCGGAAACATTATCCGTACTCCACTTAACAGGCGATAGAAGCGACCGATACAATTCAACATATCGGCTTGTTTGAAGCGGGAGGGTATAGTCCTGCACAGCAACCTCCCGACTGCGAGCTCCCATCCCCTGCCGCTTGTCAGGACGAACAAGTAGATCCTTGATCGCGGCACGGAGCGCCTCCACATCGTACCGCGGCGACAGCAATCCCGTGGTACCCTCTCGCACCATATCCGGAATTCCTCCGGTTGCAAAGGCCGCAACAGGAATACCGCAGGCCATCGCCTCAAGAATGGTATTCGGTGAGTTATCGTACAAGGCAGGAACGACGAACACATCGGCAGCATTGTATGCAAGCACAAGGACCCGATCGTCAGTCACATATCCTAAATGTACGTGCGGAATCGGGATGCCGAGCTCGGGTTTCCCGATTCCCACCGACACGACACAGAGGTTCTTCACGTCAGAGAGTCCGGCCAGGGCTTGAGCCAACATTGAAAACCCTTTGTACGGCATTTCGGCCATGACTGCGATGAAAAGCAGAATCGTCGCATCCTGCGGGAGGCCAAGTATCTCTCGGGCAAACCGACGATCCCGCGGTGCAAACATTTCCGTATCGACACCGTTGGGGATGATCGTAACGGGAAACTTCCGCAAGAACGGGTGATCGGCCAGATTCCCCTTCATCCACCGATTGAGCGCCACTAGATGCAATCGATGGGCATCGACCGCTTCAAACGTTTTCCGCTTGCGCCCCCACACTTGGGAGGACAGATCATCCGCCTGAGTAGATCCGAGCTGGGGACACGCCCCACACCCGCTGAGAAACCGACCGCACCCCTCATCGACATGACACCCGCCCGTAATGGGGTTCATATCAGCGATTCGCCATACCACCGGCGTCCGTTCCGGCACCGTCGAGAAAAACCCCTCGTAGTCCACATACCGTGCAACCCAATGCAGGTTCAGCACATCGCAAGACGGCAGATGCTTGGCCACGTCACTGCCGAATTCACTACGATCATCGCTGAAAATTTCGATTCCCGCAGGCCGGGATGCAGCATAGCGCACAAAATCGCGCCTCACCTGCTCACGGCGGATTCTCCGTCTGATGCGGCTCCCCCAATCCATCGAAGCATCAAAGGCCGTTACATACGGATCCTTGCTCCGCCTGTTCACCACGAACATGGATGAATCGTGCCCCATCGTTCGGAGACCGGTATGAAGACGGTGGGCCGCGCGAGCGGCACCGCCACTGATGTCCTCCGTACTCACATGGACGATCTTCATGCCAACCCCAGACGCTTGCCCCATTCAACGACCCTGGTCAACACAAGTCTTTCCAGGTGAACGTGGGTTTCCTCGTGCAGGCCTCTTCGATATAGACCAGGTGCCAGAGCTGAAACATCAGTGC
This window of the Nitrospira lenta genome carries:
- a CDS encoding glycosyltransferase codes for the protein MAARLSQHYAVDVIHSGKGYTVAGLAKAFGLDLSRVNERIVSNSLGTFSLPGLTPSYVRERLEFDRRLTEPYDLFIYSGHGTPPFCAAKHGMVYCHFPFEWHPSEELSRTEGWAARSALSRWARTQGYSALWHWRMRGYRTVIGNSQFTSSWVQRRWKRSAEVLYPPVAVTTVSLPKENIIVSLGRFIVTDGKNHGLQLETFRKFVSMNGGAWRLCLIGFCTDLPQDLAYLDKLKSLAADLPVSFVVNASRETVWTYLARAKLYWHATALGGDSNVPPERMEHFGIATVEAMGAGCVPLVPMSGGQPEIVEHEKSGFLCRDAESLLQYTNRVASSESLCQSMGRAARERSAAFCPEIFNQRLSQLAAELLHDGRLTSQLGANAVGAGETSV
- a CDS encoding glycosyltransferase family 4 protein is translated as MKLLFISAAFPPMRAGESEHAYHQCTRLAARGVEVHLLTGQVNAGSLPVPFTVHPTMKNWSWSDLPRFVRIMRKLKPDAVMLMYSGWIYNAHPMITFAPSIVRRVLPGVPFVTQMEIEVGENWRSPSTRAVRKVAQYLVGASGVDYSFGTLLRDSTHVICLSEHHQATHASLLPGLLEKSVVIPPPPLLPFCADGPIAARERGRAALGLKPEDLLLVFFGYADKNKGIETLFKAVQIARKATPHIKLAMIGGGRGATTQGTDDRAQSISKYEKEILALPDHLGIANAVSWLSGYDSNSDAASMYLYAADACVLPFDQGVTLSRSSLAAALGHGIPVITTRGASLESPFRHGENVFLCPPKDPEALAEAISYVMRSPDIRLKLKEGAQRLACAWFSWDMAVERIMEAVRPSSSGVARQI
- a CDS encoding glycosyltransferase family 4 protein, with product MGQASGVGMKIVHVSTEDISGGAARAAHRLHTGLRTMGHDSSMFVVNRRSKDPYVTAFDASMDWGSRIRRRIRREQVRRDFVRYAASRPAGIEIFSDDRSEFGSDVAKHLPSCDVLNLHWVARYVDYEGFFSTVPERTPVVWRIADMNPITGGCHVDEGCGRFLSGCGACPQLGSTQADDLSSQVWGRKRKTFEAVDAHRLHLVALNRWMKGNLADHPFLRKFPVTIIPNGVDTEMFAPRDRRFAREILGLPQDATILLFIAVMAEMPYKGFSMLAQALAGLSDVKNLCVVSVGIGKPELGIPIPHVHLGYVTDDRVLVLAYNAADVFVVPALYDNSPNTILEAMACGIPVAAFATGGIPDMVREGTTGLLSPRYDVEALRAAIKDLLVRPDKRQGMGARSREVAVQDYTLPLQTSRYVELYRSLLSPVKWSTDNVSG